One Deinococcus reticulitermitis genomic region harbors:
- a CDS encoding PEP-utilizing enzyme, which yields MTDTAPRTRFPSASEIEAPPGAEGWRQLYPYFLLFHESRREVDEAKFWFCDSQHWPQVFKPFDATLMEYAVQTLGQFNTRHYLIPPANGVEFRIHNGYCYMSPVAVPPEQIPDRVPHFMERAGHYFAHWDELLNNWDTKVRGVIGELEALEFRPLPEMVPLEDVTSGKGLAPTHGLIETYEKAISLAFRQWQYHFEFLNLGYAAYLDFFGFCKEAFPDVPDQAIATMVQGVDFELFRPDDELKGLAKLAVQLELQEALRGDAEIVLARLAGSHRGRAWLEAWDKAKDPWFNYSAGNGFYSTDKVWVDHPDVPLSFIRDYVAMLGEGRSIDRDIEHVVAERDRITGEYGALLDDETRAHFEAKLGLARTVYPYVENHNFYIEHWSMSVFWRKMRELSQVFVDAGFWPEVGDMFYLRRDEIEVAIADYSNGWAVGVPATGPYYWPAEITRRKGIVEALSSARPEPALGRPPEVITEPFTIMLWGITSERLERWLGGAQGSGRITGMAASPGLVEGRARVILDANGLSELEDGEILVTQVTAPSWAPVFARLAATVTDIGGMMSHAAIVCREYGLPAVTGTGNATAVIRTGQRLRVDGHTGQVSILTEEGEGQEGSAAD from the coding sequence ATGACCGACACCGCGCCGCGCACCCGCTTTCCAAGCGCCTCCGAGATCGAGGCTCCCCCCGGCGCCGAGGGCTGGCGGCAGCTCTATCCGTATTTCCTGCTCTTCCACGAGAGCCGGCGCGAGGTGGACGAGGCGAAATTCTGGTTCTGCGACTCGCAGCACTGGCCGCAGGTGTTCAAGCCCTTCGACGCCACGCTGATGGAGTACGCGGTGCAGACCCTCGGGCAGTTCAATACCCGCCACTACCTCATCCCGCCGGCCAACGGCGTCGAGTTCCGCATCCACAACGGCTACTGCTACATGAGCCCGGTGGCGGTGCCTCCCGAGCAGATCCCAGACCGGGTGCCGCACTTCATGGAACGTGCCGGGCACTACTTCGCCCACTGGGACGAGCTGCTGAACAACTGGGACACCAAGGTGCGCGGCGTGATCGGGGAGCTTGAAGCGCTGGAGTTCAGGCCGCTGCCCGAGATGGTCCCCCTCGAAGACGTGACGAGCGGTAAGGGCCTCGCGCCCACCCACGGCCTGATCGAGACCTACGAGAAGGCGATCTCGCTCGCCTTCCGGCAGTGGCAGTACCACTTCGAGTTCCTCAACCTCGGTTACGCGGCGTACCTCGATTTCTTCGGCTTCTGCAAGGAGGCCTTTCCCGATGTCCCCGATCAGGCGATTGCCACGATGGTCCAGGGGGTGGATTTCGAGCTGTTCCGCCCCGACGACGAGCTCAAGGGCCTCGCCAAACTCGCGGTGCAGCTCGAGCTTCAAGAAGCCCTCAGAGGAGACGCCGAGATCGTGCTCGCGCGCCTCGCCGGCAGCCACCGGGGCCGCGCCTGGCTCGAAGCCTGGGACAAGGCGAAAGACCCCTGGTTCAACTACAGCGCGGGCAACGGCTTTTACTCCACCGACAAGGTGTGGGTCGATCACCCCGACGTGCCGCTGAGCTTTATCCGCGACTATGTGGCGATGCTCGGCGAGGGCCGGTCCATCGACCGCGACATCGAGCACGTCGTCGCCGAGCGTGACCGGATCACCGGCGAGTACGGCGCGCTGCTCGACGACGAGACCCGCGCGCACTTCGAGGCGAAACTCGGCCTGGCGCGCACGGTGTACCCGTACGTGGAAAACCACAACTTCTATATCGAGCACTGGAGCATGAGCGTATTCTGGCGCAAGATGCGCGAACTCTCGCAGGTGTTCGTGGACGCGGGCTTCTGGCCGGAGGTGGGCGATATGTTCTACCTGCGCCGCGACGAGATCGAGGTGGCGATCGCCGACTACAGCAACGGCTGGGCGGTCGGCGTGCCGGCGACCGGACCTTATTACTGGCCGGCGGAGATCACCCGGCGCAAGGGCATCGTCGAGGCGCTGTCGTCGGCCAGGCCCGAGCCGGCGCTGGGCCGCCCGCCGGAGGTCATCACTGAGCCCTTCACCATCATGCTCTGGGGCATCACCTCCGAGCGCCTGGAAAGGTGGCTGGGCGGCGCGCAGGGCTCGGGGCGCATCACCGGGATGGCCGCGAGCCCCGGCCTGGTCGAGGGCCGCGCGCGGGTGATTCTCGACGCCAACGGCCTCTCCGAGCTTGAGGACGGTGAAATCCTCGTCACGCAGGTCACGGCTCCGAGCTGGGCACCGGTCTTCGCCCGGCTGGCGGCGACCGTCACTGACATCGGCGGAATGATGAGCCACGCGGCCATCGTCTGCCGCGAGTACGGCCTGCC
- a CDS encoding PEP/pyruvate-binding domain-containing protein, which produces MSGPYTLGLQDCAGKLDLVGGKCQSLGDLIAAGLPVPPGFAITTHAFQAHLAHGDVRKDIQDRLSGLDHRDTAALDAASAALRREIETLPLPAEVEQAIRAAYRELCTSVGAPDLPVAVRSSATAEDLPGASFAGQQDTYLWVIGEGAVVERARQCWGSQYTARAIAYRCDQGFAHEDVSMAVAVQKMVNSKVSGVAMTLNPANGDRSKIVIDASYGLGETVVSGEVTPDNYCLDKVMLSTVKQTIGDKHVELVPDHAGGKAVLREVSPERQAQPSLSPDELRAVATIAKRAEAHFRCPQDIEWAIDADLPDGENLLLLQSRPETVWSQKPRTPAVSGAQAGMAGILGTLLRPMQVKTDPSSTPEGGTK; this is translated from the coding sequence GTGAGCGGACCCTATACCCTCGGCCTGCAAGACTGCGCCGGAAAACTCGACCTCGTGGGCGGCAAGTGTCAGAGCCTCGGGGACCTGATCGCCGCTGGGCTGCCGGTGCCGCCGGGATTTGCGATCACGACCCACGCCTTTCAGGCCCACCTCGCGCACGGGGACGTGCGAAAAGACATCCAGGACCGCCTGAGCGGCCTCGACCACCGCGACACCGCCGCCCTCGACGCCGCAAGCGCCGCGCTGCGCCGGGAGATCGAGACCCTGCCCCTGCCCGCCGAGGTCGAGCAGGCCATCCGCGCCGCGTACCGCGAGCTGTGCACCTCGGTAGGCGCCCCCGACCTGCCGGTGGCCGTGCGCTCCAGCGCCACCGCCGAGGACCTCCCGGGCGCGAGCTTCGCCGGGCAGCAGGACACCTACCTCTGGGTGATCGGCGAGGGCGCGGTGGTGGAGCGGGCGCGGCAGTGCTGGGGCAGCCAGTACACCGCGCGCGCCATCGCCTACCGCTGCGACCAGGGCTTCGCGCACGAGGACGTGTCGATGGCCGTCGCCGTGCAGAAGATGGTGAACTCGAAGGTCTCGGGCGTCGCCATGACCCTCAACCCTGCCAACGGGGACCGCAGCAAGATTGTGATCGACGCGAGCTACGGCCTCGGCGAGACGGTGGTGAGCGGCGAGGTGACCCCGGACAACTACTGCCTCGACAAGGTGATGCTCTCCACCGTCAAGCAGACCATCGGCGACAAACACGTCGAACTCGTGCCCGACCACGCGGGCGGCAAGGCGGTCCTCAGGGAGGTCTCGCCCGAACGCCAGGCGCAGCCCTCACTCTCGCCCGACGAGCTGCGCGCGGTGGCGACCATCGCCAAGCGGGCCGAGGCGCACTTTAGGTGCCCGCAGGACATCGAGTGGGCGATCGACGCCGACCTGCCGGACGGCGAAAACCTGCTGCTGCTTCAGAGCCGCCCCGAGACCGTCTGGAGCCAGAAGCCCCGCACGCCCGCCGTCAGCGGCGCCCAGGCCGGGATGGCCGGCATCCTGGGCACCTTGCTGAGGCCCATGCAGGTCAAGACCGACCCGAGCAGCACCCCCGAGGGAGGAACAAAATGA
- a CDS encoding cytochrome P450 — protein sequence MTHLSTGGACPYSQQVADEFRPFDIADPFAFYARAREEAPIFYSAELDYWVVSRYEDVRAIFKDPATFSSENTQSSYKARPAAVQRVLDEGGFQGHSGLSARQPPDHTRIRAFVNKAFTPRRVASLEPFIRDLAERTIGAFEGDGEADLVSQLSYDLPALVIFKLLGVPDEDVPNVKEWALSRVLMNFGDPGEEEQLGHARNLVKYWNYCVALIESRLETPTDDLPGDMARVYNSGDHTVGTHEMASLVYGMLTAGHETTTNLLSNAFRDLLTHREQWERLVADPAKIPGAVEEMLRYAPSVFTWKRKVKKPATVAGVELPVGANVLLLLGSANRDPAQFERGDELDVERSNAREHLAFGLGIHYCLGAPLARLESRVVLEELTRRLPGLRLKAQDFTFAPNTSFRGPDQVLVQWEV from the coding sequence ATGACGCACCTTTCGACGGGCGGCGCCTGCCCCTATTCCCAGCAGGTGGCCGACGAGTTCCGGCCTTTCGACATCGCCGATCCCTTCGCGTTCTACGCCCGCGCGCGGGAGGAGGCGCCGATCTTCTACAGCGCGGAACTCGACTACTGGGTGGTATCGCGCTACGAGGACGTGCGGGCGATCTTTAAGGACCCGGCCACGTTCTCCAGCGAGAACACCCAGTCGAGCTACAAGGCCCGCCCCGCCGCCGTGCAACGTGTGCTCGACGAGGGCGGCTTCCAGGGGCATTCGGGGCTCTCGGCGCGGCAGCCGCCCGACCACACCCGCATCCGGGCCTTCGTGAACAAGGCGTTCACGCCCAGGCGGGTGGCGAGCCTGGAACCCTTTATCCGCGACCTCGCGGAGCGCACCATCGGCGCGTTCGAGGGCGACGGAGAGGCCGACCTCGTCTCGCAGCTCTCCTACGACCTGCCGGCGCTGGTGATTTTCAAGCTCCTCGGGGTGCCCGACGAGGACGTGCCGAACGTCAAGGAGTGGGCCTTGAGCCGCGTCCTGATGAACTTCGGCGACCCAGGCGAGGAAGAGCAACTTGGGCACGCCCGCAACCTCGTGAAGTACTGGAACTACTGCGTCGCCCTCATCGAGTCGCGGCTCGAAACGCCCACCGACGACCTCCCCGGTGACATGGCCCGCGTCTACAACAGCGGCGACCATACGGTGGGTACGCACGAGATGGCCTCCCTCGTCTACGGCATGCTGACCGCCGGGCACGAAACGACGACCAACCTGCTGAGCAACGCCTTTCGCGACCTGCTCACGCACCGCGAGCAGTGGGAAAGGCTGGTGGCCGACCCCGCCAAGATTCCCGGCGCCGTCGAGGAGATGCTGCGCTACGCCCCGAGCGTGTTCACCTGGAAGCGCAAGGTGAAAAAGCCCGCCACCGTCGCGGGCGTCGAACTCCCCGTCGGCGCCAACGTGCTTTTGCTCCTCGGCAGCGCCAACCGCGACCCGGCGCAGTTTGAGCGCGGCGACGAACTCGACGTGGAGCGGAGCAACGCCCGCGAGCACCTGGCGTTCGGCCTCGGCATCCATTACTGCCTCGGCGCGCCGCTCGCCCGGTTGGAAAGTCGCGTCGTCCTCGAAGAACTCACCCGGCGACTGCCGGGGCTGCGCCTGAAGGCACAGGACTTTACCTTCGCACCGAATACGTCGTTCCGGGGACCCGACCAGGTTCTCGTGCAGTGGGAGGTGTAA
- a CDS encoding AfsR/SARP family transcriptional regulator has translation MFPLSPHFAVFDDGQGRPWALLRPLIERYRAQGWSWLYVADDAALAQAQAALAGPAAQAPGGAVFAASALGFHATPFKVSGIVAQLLGLIREARAAGAAGVLLLIEMGWTVRTPAGAIYHREYEAAVQELVEQLPVAAVCLHPRHLMLGGQLLSALHLHPQVLTPSGEARPNPHHVPPRLLVRQDDRAHFQHWLEELDPVFQEAVWASAAGEAPVQYTLDALPPLITVGDSGGKWKIRTFGDLRIYREDGTPLNWKVAGGATRKLKTLFALLLFRAEEGATPEELIDALWPDLTDPEPGLNRLYQSVTSLRRVLTQPGGEGRQFLRAGGGRYRLAVPEHTWLDVPMFQELCFQGAALDRAADAPEAITAYESAARLYTGDFLADLPLEGAGNATLEWCWNRRSWFRDMHLKVVTRLARLYRLGGRLPEAQAACDTALRVDPTYEAAQEEKLLAFAAAARPDAVRRQYGLYAASLRRAGLGEPSAGLRQLYAELLDQASAHASPVP, from the coding sequence ATGTTCCCCCTCTCTCCTCATTTTGCAGTGTTCGACGACGGGCAAGGCCGCCCGTGGGCGCTGCTGCGGCCCCTGATTGAGCGCTACCGCGCCCAGGGCTGGAGCTGGCTGTATGTCGCCGACGACGCGGCGCTCGCCCAGGCGCAGGCCGCCCTGGCTGGCCCCGCTGCTCAGGCACCCGGGGGAGCGGTCTTCGCAGCGTCCGCTCTGGGATTTCACGCCACGCCTTTCAAGGTCAGCGGCATCGTCGCCCAATTGCTCGGCCTGATCCGGGAGGCCCGGGCAGCGGGCGCCGCCGGCGTGCTGCTCCTGATCGAGATGGGCTGGACCGTGCGCACGCCGGCAGGCGCGATCTACCACCGCGAATATGAGGCCGCCGTGCAGGAACTTGTCGAGCAGCTGCCGGTGGCCGCCGTGTGCCTGCATCCCCGTCACCTGATGCTGGGCGGGCAGCTCCTGAGCGCCCTGCACCTCCACCCCCAGGTCCTCACCCCGAGCGGAGAAGCCAGGCCCAATCCCCACCACGTGCCGCCGCGCCTGCTCGTGCGGCAAGACGACCGCGCGCACTTTCAGCACTGGCTGGAGGAGCTCGACCCGGTCTTCCAGGAGGCGGTCTGGGCGAGCGCGGCGGGGGAAGCGCCGGTGCAGTACACGCTCGACGCGCTGCCTCCGCTGATCACCGTGGGCGACTCGGGCGGGAAGTGGAAAATTCGGACCTTCGGCGACCTGCGTATCTACCGGGAAGACGGCACGCCGCTGAACTGGAAGGTGGCCGGGGGCGCGACCCGCAAACTCAAGACCCTCTTCGCGCTGCTGCTGTTCCGTGCCGAGGAGGGGGCCACACCGGAAGAGCTCATTGACGCGTTGTGGCCCGACCTCACCGACCCGGAGCCCGGCCTGAACCGGCTCTACCAGAGCGTGACGAGCCTGCGCCGGGTCCTGACCCAGCCGGGGGGCGAGGGGCGGCAATTCCTGCGCGCGGGGGGCGGGCGGTACCGCCTGGCGGTGCCCGAGCACACCTGGCTCGACGTGCCGATGTTTCAGGAGCTGTGCTTTCAGGGGGCGGCCTTAGACCGCGCCGCCGACGCGCCGGAGGCGATCACCGCCTACGAGTCGGCAGCGCGGCTCTACACCGGCGACTTCCTCGCCGACCTTCCTCTGGAGGGCGCAGGCAACGCCACCTTGGAGTGGTGCTGGAACCGCCGCTCCTGGTTTCGCGACATGCACCTCAAGGTGGTCACCCGCCTGGCCCGGCTCTACCGCCTGGGCGGGCGACTCCCCGAAGCTCAGGCGGCCTGTGACACCGCGCTGCGGGTGGACCCGACCTACGAGGCCGCTCAGGAGGAGAAGCTGCTGGCCTTCGCCGCTGCGGCCCGCCCCGACGCCGTGCGCCGCCAGTATGGGCTCTACGCCGCGTCGCTGCGCCGGGCCGGCCTCGGTGAACCGAGCGCCGGGCTGCGCCAGCTGTACGCCGAGCTGCTGGATCAGGCTTCAGCGCACGCCTCCCCCGTCCCCTAA
- a CDS encoding GNAT family N-acetyltransferase encodes MTVPSSELSFQTDLSGVTPAQLTGFFEGWPQPPSPETLHRLLAGSQARVLARTPDGQVIGFVNALSDGVLSAYVPLLEVRREWRGQGVASRLIERLFAELGDLYMLDTACDDDLVPFYERFGMRRGNAMIRRDYARQNGR; translated from the coding sequence ATGACTGTACCCAGCAGCGAACTCTCCTTTCAGACCGATCTCTCGGGTGTGACTCCCGCCCAGCTCACTGGCTTTTTCGAGGGTTGGCCGCAGCCGCCGAGCCCGGAAACCCTCCATCGATTGTTGGCGGGCTCGCAGGCGCGTGTGCTCGCCCGCACGCCGGATGGGCAAGTGATCGGCTTCGTCAACGCGCTCAGTGACGGCGTGCTGAGCGCCTATGTCCCGCTGCTCGAAGTGCGGCGCGAGTGGCGCGGGCAGGGCGTCGCCTCGCGGCTGATCGAGCGACTCTTCGCGGAACTCGGTGACCTCTACATGCTCGATACGGCGTGTGACGACGACCTCGTGCCGTTCTACGAGCGCTTCGGGATGAGGCGGGGCAACGCGATGATCCGGCGGGATTACGCGCGCCAGAACGGCAGATAG
- a CDS encoding MazG family protein, with protein MQDLLTVMRRLRGPGGCPWDQEQTHESLRPYLLEEAAEAADAVADGPQALADELGDVLLQVAFHSVIAEGEGTFSYAEVERGIVDKLIRRHPHVFGEMEVGSSAEVVSNWQAIKAAERGGNPRSAAERVPAALGALAREAKAQKLAGTPKTGRGELEAALQAAPESAEGVADVLAAVVAWAHGLGVDPEIALRERTARTLAALPAEAL; from the coding sequence ATGCAAGACCTCCTCACCGTCATGCGCCGCCTGCGGGGACCGGGGGGCTGTCCCTGGGACCAGGAGCAGACCCACGAGTCGCTGCGCCCCTACCTCCTCGAAGAAGCCGCCGAGGCCGCCGACGCGGTGGCCGATGGGCCGCAGGCGCTCGCCGATGAACTCGGGGACGTGCTCTTGCAAGTCGCCTTCCACAGCGTGATCGCCGAGGGCGAGGGAACGTTCTCCTACGCCGAGGTCGAGCGCGGCATCGTGGACAAGCTGATCCGGCGCCACCCGCACGTCTTCGGCGAGATGGAGGTGGGCAGCAGCGCCGAGGTGGTGAGCAACTGGCAAGCGATCAAGGCCGCCGAGCGCGGTGGGAATCCCCGCAGCGCCGCCGAGCGGGTGCCCGCTGCCCTGGGCGCCCTGGCCCGCGAAGCGAAGGCGCAGAAGCTCGCCGGGACGCCGAAGACCGGGCGCGGCGAGTTGGAGGCGGCGCTCCAGGCGGCCCCGGAGAGTGCCGAGGGCGTCGCCGACGTGCTCGCGGCGGTGGTCGCCTGGGCACACGGCCTGGGCGTGGACCCTGAGATCGCGCTGCGGGAGCGCACCGCCCGCACCCTCGCTGCCCTGCCTGCCGAGGCCCTGTGA
- a CDS encoding NUDIX hydrolase — protein sequence MSVADEPFDHLQADPWALWLGGRTRIPLDLPHYRRAAVLVALTRESDPRVLLTIRSAELPTHKGQIAFPGGGLELSETPVDAAVREAEEEVGLGREAVTVLGELDDVFTPIGFHVTPVLARIAPDALAGLTLSPEVVQIITPTLAELRALTVQEEWRTLPGGQEVPLYRYPWRGHDIWGMTARVLYDLLGEGP from the coding sequence GTGAGCGTCGCGGACGAGCCCTTCGATCACCTTCAGGCCGATCCCTGGGCGCTGTGGCTGGGCGGGCGCACCCGCATTCCGCTCGATCTGCCGCACTACCGCCGCGCCGCCGTCCTCGTCGCGCTGACCCGGGAGAGCGATCCGCGCGTACTCCTGACCATCCGCTCGGCGGAACTGCCTACCCACAAGGGCCAGATCGCCTTTCCGGGGGGCGGCCTCGAACTGAGCGAGACGCCGGTAGACGCCGCCGTGCGCGAGGCCGAGGAGGAGGTGGGGCTGGGGCGGGAAGCGGTGACCGTGCTCGGGGAACTCGACGACGTGTTCACGCCGATCGGCTTTCACGTGACGCCGGTGCTCGCGCGCATCGCGCCGGACGCCCTCGCTGGGCTCACCCTCTCCCCCGAGGTCGTGCAGATCATCACGCCCACCCTCGCCGAACTGCGCGCCCTGACCGTGCAGGAGGAGTGGCGCACCCTGCCCGGTGGCCAGGAGGTCCCTCTCTACCGCTACCCCTGGCGCGGACACGACATCTGGGGCATGACCGCCCGCGTGCTCTACGACTTGCTCGGGGAGGGTCCGTAA
- a CDS encoding NADH-quinone oxidoreductase subunit N codes for MSTLPLPDIAFAPLLPILIVLAGALISTLGGFWLPRRALTLINAVLIVLSGVSMATLWNSGAQSFGFNIAQADGSVLTFASLRADNAALLLGGTVLVGSLLALLVSLDTAYRARVSFPEFDAMLMYSVTGCLLIAFSGDLIVMLIGLEIMSLSSYVLATLQDSRRAEESGLKYFLLGSAGSAILIYGIAMLYGATGSLNYAEMAGRLSALGGLETPNVGILVVGALLTLCGFAFKIALAPFHQWTPDVYSGAPTSVSLFLSTVVKVAAFAGMLRVFSGALVDSPVWSGVLQLLIAATLIIGNAAALFQLNFKRMLAYSAVAHTGFLAMTLLAPPAAGGPALTYYLLIYTLMTGAALAIVAALQRTEAGMEISDMRGLYYRHPGYAVALAICLASLAGLPPFAGFFGKFLAFKVAFEAGYVWLTVLAVAASVASLVYYLRPAMLMLMPDRTPAREYAHGQRPATTFTVVLGVVLVTVLGLLPNLWYGWLSDPGIWRVLAGR; via the coding sequence ATGTCGACCCTACCTCTTCCTGACATTGCTTTTGCGCCGCTGCTGCCGATCCTGATCGTGCTCGCGGGCGCCCTGATCTCCACCCTCGGGGGCTTCTGGCTTCCCCGGCGGGCCCTGACCCTGATCAACGCCGTGCTGATCGTGCTCTCGGGCGTCAGCATGGCGACGCTCTGGAACAGCGGCGCGCAGAGCTTCGGCTTCAATATCGCGCAGGCCGACGGCTCGGTCCTGACCTTCGCTTCGCTGCGGGCCGACAATGCCGCGCTGCTCCTCGGGGGCACCGTGCTGGTCGGCTCGCTGCTTGCGCTGCTCGTGTCGCTCGATACGGCCTACCGCGCCCGGGTATCGTTCCCCGAGTTCGACGCGATGCTGATGTATTCGGTGACCGGCTGCCTCCTGATCGCCTTTTCCGGCGACCTGATCGTGATGCTGATCGGCCTGGAGATCATGAGCCTGAGCTCCTACGTGCTCGCGACCCTGCAAGACTCGCGCCGCGCTGAGGAGTCGGGCCTGAAGTACTTCCTGCTCGGTTCGGCGGGCAGCGCGATTCTGATCTACGGCATCGCCATGCTCTACGGGGCGACTGGCAGCCTGAACTACGCCGAGATGGCCGGGCGCCTCAGCGCGCTCGGCGGCCTGGAGACGCCGAATGTCGGCATCCTCGTGGTGGGGGCACTCCTCACGCTCTGCGGCTTCGCTTTCAAGATCGCGCTCGCGCCCTTCCACCAGTGGACGCCCGACGTGTACAGCGGCGCCCCGACGAGCGTGAGCCTCTTCCTGAGCACCGTGGTCAAGGTGGCGGCCTTTGCCGGCATGCTGCGGGTGTTCTCGGGCGCCCTCGTGGACTCGCCGGTGTGGAGCGGCGTCCTGCAACTCCTGATCGCGGCCACCCTGATCATCGGCAACGCGGCGGCGCTCTTTCAGCTCAACTTCAAGCGGATGCTCGCCTACTCGGCAGTGGCCCACACCGGCTTCCTGGCGATGACGCTGCTCGCGCCCCCGGCGGCGGGCGGTCCGGCCCTCACCTATTACCTCTTGATCTACACCCTGATGACCGGCGCGGCCCTCGCCATCGTGGCGGCCCTGCAACGCACGGAGGCGGGGATGGAGATTTCGGATATGCGCGGGCTGTACTACCGGCATCCCGGCTATGCGGTCGCGCTCGCGATCTGCCTCGCGTCGCTCGCGGGGCTGCCGCCCTTCGCCGGCTTCTTCGGCAAGTTCCTGGCGTTCAAGGTGGCGTTCGAGGCCGGCTACGTCTGGCTCACCGTGCTCGCGGTGGCGGCGAGCGTCGCCTCGCTGGTGTACTACCTGCGCCCGGCGATGCTGATGTTGATGCCCGACCGCACCCCGGCGCGCGAGTACGCCCACGGCCAGCGCCCCGCCACGACCTTCACTGTCGTGCTCGGCGTGGTGCTCGTGACGGTGCTCGGGCTGCTGCCCAACCTGTGGTACGGCTGGCTGTCCGACCCCGGCATCTGGCGGGTGCTCGCCGGGCGCTGA
- a CDS encoding NADH-quinone oxidoreductase subunit M, protein MIHLMLFLPLLGALLLLVTPRTWREEVAGFVAALTLGLGLWLWREGGSGLYSAPWIPALGITYSVDLGGVSLALALVTAFMTLMAVWYTARRIPNPGTMLALILAMETGLLGIFAARDLILFYVFFEWALIPALVMLAVYGGPERMRALVKFAAYTLFGSLLMLLSFIGYKAFGGSPTFALGDLRANPLPAGPTQTWLYVAFLVAMAVKLPLWPLHAWLPDFHEQNHPSGIPDVMGTLYKVGGYGIFIFGLTLFPDASLELRPILMALAAFTALYAAWIAFGQTNWKRLLAYAGLSHMGFVALGVFSLNETAIIGAMYLLAFQNFYTGALFMACGMLQERVGSLDTRVGGVMNQAGALGGLTLALWFASIAVPGFAGFVGEFSVLLGAYQVSPWLAFLAGLTVIAAAAYALTAFQKTFWEGRPLGAVRASDLRSTEWLVLGLPLLAAIFFGVYSAPALNLMQPAVRAALSALGGQ, encoded by the coding sequence GTGATTCATCTGATGTTGTTCCTCCCCCTGCTCGGCGCGCTGCTGCTGCTCGTGACTCCGCGCACCTGGCGTGAGGAGGTCGCGGGCTTTGTGGCGGCGCTCACGCTGGGGCTCGGGCTGTGGTTGTGGCGCGAGGGAGGCAGCGGGCTGTATTCCGCTCCCTGGATTCCGGCGCTCGGCATCACCTACTCGGTGGACCTCGGCGGCGTGAGCCTCGCGCTCGCCCTCGTCACGGCGTTCATGACCCTGATGGCCGTGTGGTATACGGCGCGGCGCATTCCCAACCCGGGCACGATGCTCGCGTTGATCCTGGCGATGGAGACGGGACTGCTCGGCATCTTCGCTGCGCGCGACTTGATCCTCTTTTACGTGTTCTTCGAGTGGGCGCTGATCCCGGCGCTCGTGATGCTCGCGGTGTACGGTGGCCCCGAGCGGATGCGCGCGCTGGTGAAGTTCGCGGCCTACACCCTCTTCGGCTCGCTGCTGATGCTGCTGAGCTTCATCGGCTACAAGGCGTTCGGCGGCAGCCCGACTTTCGCGCTCGGCGACCTGCGCGCGAACCCGCTGCCGGCGGGGCCGACCCAGACCTGGCTCTACGTCGCCTTCCTGGTGGCGATGGCGGTCAAGCTGCCGCTGTGGCCGCTGCACGCCTGGCTGCCTGACTTCCACGAGCAGAACCACCCCAGCGGCATTCCCGACGTGATGGGCACGCTCTACAAGGTGGGCGGCTACGGCATCTTCATCTTCGGCCTGACGCTCTTTCCCGACGCCTCGCTCGAGCTGCGCCCGATTCTGATGGCGCTCGCGGCTTTCACCGCGCTGTATGCCGCCTGGATCGCCTTCGGGCAGACGAACTGGAAACGGCTGCTCGCCTACGCGGGGCTCTCGCATATGGGCTTCGTGGCGCTCGGGGTGTTTAGCCTCAACGAGACGGCGATCATCGGCGCGATGTACCTGCTCGCCTTTCAGAACTTCTATACCGGCGCACTGTTCATGGCCTGCGGAATGCTTCAGGAACGTGTGGGCAGCCTCGATACCCGCGTCGGTGGCGTGATGAACCAGGCCGGGGCGCTCGGTGGATTGACGCTGGCGCTGTGGTTCGCCTCCATCGCAGTGCCGGGTTTCGCGGGCTTCGTCGGCGAGTTCTCGGTGCTGCTCGGAGCGTATCAGGTGTCGCCCTGGCTGGCTTTCCTTGCCGGCCTGACCGTGATCGCCGCCGCCGCCTACGCGCTCACCGCTTTCCAGAAGACCTTCTGGGAGGGCCGCCCGCTCGGAGCCGTGCGCGCCTCGGACCTGCGGAGCACTGAGTGGCTGGTGCTGGGCCTGCCGCTGCTCGCCGCAATCTTTTTCGGGGTCTACTCGGCCCCGGCCCTGAACCTGATGCAGCCTGCCGTCCGGGCGGCGCTGTCTGCCCTGGGGGGGCAATAA